A window of Streptomyces sp. NBC_01224 genomic DNA:
TCGACTGGGCCGGCATCAACCCCGGTTCGTACGTCACCGGCTGGCTCCGCTACCCCACCGTCCAGGCCGAGATCGTCGCAGGACGCCCCGTCGAGACCCGCATCCAGTGGTCGGCCGGCGGTGGCCACATGCATGTCCTGTACGGGTACGACGACGCGAACAGCTGGGTCTACTGGGGCGATCCATGGCCCTCCAGCAACCGTTACAACTGGGCCTCGCATGCCTGGTACGTGAGCAACAACGAGTTCTCCTGGACCCACTCGCTGTACCGGATCGGAGCGTGACGGCGTGATCTCCAAGACCGCACGCACCGCACGGTCCGCAGCTGCCGCCCTGGCCGCCACGGGCGTTCTGACAGGCGCCGCCCTGCTCACTGTCACGGCCCCGCAGGCGGCCGCCGCCACCGGCCCCGCAGCCGATCCGGCCGCCCTGACCGCCGCCCGTCGAGTAGCCACCGATCCCGCGACCCTGGACACCCTGTCCCGGTTCTTCGCCCGCGAAGGCAAGATCACAAGGTCGGCGGCCGCGCCGCGTATCGAGGGCGCCGCCGTCCCCGTACGCACCCTCGACCCGGACTTCGTCGCGGGGAAACCGGGAGCGCCCGTCGCCAGGCTGGACTACCTCGCCACCACGGCCGTCTCCTCGGACGGCCAGAAGGCGTCCCTGTGGACCCTTCCGAAGGAAGGGAAGGAAGGGAAGGACGGCGGCTGGCAGGTGGTGAACATCGCCACCGGCGACGACGAGACACGGTACGCCGCCGCGGGCGCCCACAAGCTCCCCGGCGGGACGGTCTTCCGCGAGCCGCAGATCGACGCCTGGTACGTCCAGAAGGGGGCCGAGGTGCTCCCGCTGGACCAGGACGCGGTCCGTGCGGTCGGCGCCCGCGGCACCACACTGGCCGCCTACCGCGCCCGGGTACGGGAGGCCTACGGCGACAAGCTCCCCGGCTCCGGTTACGGCCGCTCCGGCAAGGCGGGGGGATACGCACCGTCCGCAACTGCTTCCGGCCCCCGGGAAGGCGCCGGCGGAACCCACCGGGTGGCTGCCGCGAGCACGGCTTCCGACACGGCCCTGACCGCCACGTCGGCCGCCGCCGGAGCGGGTGCCCTCGCCGTGCTCGCCCTCGGCGGCATCACGGCACTGCGCAACCGCCGCCGCCACCGGGAAACCCCGTGACCGGCAACGGCACCCGCTGACCCCGTGCTCCGGGGCGCGCTCCCTCAACCCGCGCCCCGGGGCACGGCACCACTGCCGAGCAGGCCGCACTGTCACTGCCCGCAAGTAGGGTGGGACACATGGCAGACCCCTCCAGCTACCGCCCCAAGCCGGGACAGATCCCCGACTCTCCGGGGGTCTACAAATTCCGCGACGAACACCGCCGGGTGATCTACGTCGGAAAGGCCAAGAACCTGCGCCAGCGCCTGGCCAATTACTTCCAGGACCTGGCCGCGCTCCACCCGCGTACGCGCACGATGGTCACTACGGCAGCCTCGGTGGAGTGGACCGTCGTCTCCACGGAGGTCGAGGCGCTCCAGCTGGAGTACTCCTGGATCAAGGAGTTCGACCCCCGGTTCAACGTCAAGTACCGCGACGACAAGAGCTATCCGTATCTCGCGGTCACGCTCAACGAGGAATTCCCGCGCGTCCAGGTCATGCGCGGAGCCAAGAAGAAGGGCGTGCGCTACTTCGGTCCGTACGGGCACGCCTGGGCGATCCGCGAGACGGTCGACCTGATGCTCCGGGTCTTTCCGGTGCGTACGTGTTCCGCCGGAGTCTTCAAGAACGCCGCCAGGACCGGCCGCCCGTGCCTCCTCGGCTACATCGGCAAGTGCTCGGCCCCCTGCGTCGGCCGGGTCACCCCCGAGGAACACCGCGAACTGGCGGGCGACTTCTGCGACTTCATGGCCGGCCGCACCGGCACGTACATCCGCCGCCTGGAGAAGGACATGATGGCGGCGGCCGAAGAGATGGAGTACGAGCGGGCGGCCCGGCTCCGCGACGACGTGGAGGCCCTCAAACGGGCCATGGAGAAGAGCGCCGTCGTCCTCGCCGACGCCACCGACGCCGACCTGATCGCGGTCGCCGAGGACGAGCTCGAAGCCGCCGTCCAGATCTTCCATGTGCGCGGCGGCCGGGTGCGCGGTCAGCGCGGCTGGGTCACCGACAAGGTCGAGAACGTAGACACCTCGGGCCTGGTCGAGCACGCCCTGCAGCAGCTGTACGGCGAGGAGACGGGCGACTCCGTTCCCAAGGAGGTCCTCGTCCCGGCCCTCCCCGAGGACCCCGACGCGGTCTCCCAGTGGCTCGCCGACCGCAGGGGATCCCACGTCAGCCTGCGGATCCCGCAGCGCGGCGACAAGAAGGACCTGATGGCGACGGTTCAGCGCAACGCCCAGCAGGCACTGGGGCTGCACAAGACCAAGCGCGCCTCCGACCTGACGACCCGCTCCCGCGCCCTGGAGGAGATCGCCGAGGCGCTCGGCCTCGACACGGCTCCGCTGCGCATCGAGTGCTTCGACATCTCGCATCTCCAGGGCGACGACGTGGTCGCCTCCATGGTCGTCTTCGAGGACGGTCTTGCCCGAAAGAGCGAGTACCGCCGCTTCCAGATCAAGGGCTTCGAGGGCCAGGACGACGTCCGGTCGATGCATGAGGTGATCGGCCGCCGCTTCAAGCGGTATCTCCAGGAGAAGGAGCGGACGGGGGAGTGGGAGGAGACCCCCGCGCCGACCGGCCCCGTCCCGGCCCCGCAAACCGCCCCGGCGGCCCTGACCGGCCCGGCCGCCCCGGTCGTCGGCGTGGACACCGTCCCCGGCGCAGGCACCACCTCCGTCCCGGACACCACCCCCGATCCGGACGCCGAGCCCCGTGAGGACGACGGCCGTCCCAAGCGGTTCGCCTATCCGCCGCAGCTCGTCGTGGTCGACGGCGGCCAGCCGCAGGTCGCCGCCGCCAAGCGCGCCCTCGACGAGCTCGGGATCGACGACATCGCCGTCTGCGGCCTTGCCAAGCGCCTCGAAGAGGTCTGGCTGCCCGAGGACGACGACCCCGTCGTCCTGCCCCGCTCCAGTGAGGGCCTCTATCTCCTCCAGCGTGTCCGTGACGAGGCCCACCGCTTCGCGATCACGTATCAGCGCGCCAAGCGGGCCAAGCGCATCCGTTCCAGCCCCCTGGATGCCGTCGCCGGCCTCGGCGAGACCCGGAAACAGGCGCTGATCAAGCATTTCGGCTCCGTGAAGAAGCTGAAGCAGGCGACAATCGACGAGATCTGCGAGGTTCCGGGGATAGGCCGCAGGACTGCGGAATCGGTGGCTGTCGCCCTGGCCTCGGCTGCCCCGGCCACGCCCGCCGTGAACACGGCGACAGGAGAGATCATTGAAGATGACGACGGGGGCAGCACGACATGACTGAGCACGAACACGAACATGAAGTCGAGCACAACAGCACCGACCGAGCAGACGGAGCAGGACACGTGAGTACGGGCACCACGATCGAGACGGGTGACGGGAACGCGGCCATTCCCGAGCTGGTGATCATCTCGGGGATGTCGGGCGCCGGGCGCAGCACCGCGGCCAAGTGTCTGGAGGACCTCGGCTGGTTCGTCGTCGACAACCTGCCGCCCGCCCTGATCCCCACCATGGTCGAGCTCGGCGCCCGCTCTCAGGGCAACGTGGCCCGGATCGCCGTCGTCGTCGACGTGCGGGGCCGCCGCTTCTTCGACAACCTCCGCGAGTCCCTCGCGGACCTGGAGGCAAAGCACGTCACCCGGCGCATCGTCTTCCTGGAGTCCTCCGACGACGCGCTGGTCCGGCGCTTCGAGTCGGTCCGCCGCCCGCACCCCCTCCAGGGCGACGGCCGGATCGTCGACGGCATCGCCGCCGAGCGCGACCTGCTGCGCGAGCTGCGCGGCGACGCCGACCTGGTGATCGACACCTCCAGCCTCAATGTGCACGAACTGCGCGCCAAGATGGACGCCCAGTTCGCCGGCGACGAGGAGCCGGAGCTGCGCGCCACGGTGATGTCGTTCGGCTTCAAGTACGGCCTGCCGGTCGACGCCGACCTGGTGGTCGACTGCCGCTTCCTGCCCAACCCGCACTGGGTCCCCGAGCTGCGCCCGTTCACCGGACTCAACGAAGAGGTCTCCGCCTACGTCTTCGACCAACCCGGCGCCAAGGAATTCCTCAACCAGTACACGGAGCTGCTCCAGCTCATCGCCGCCGGGTACCGCCGCGAGGGCAAGCGCTATGTGACGATCGCCGTCGGCTGCACGGGCGGCAAGCACCGCTCGGTCGCCATGTCCGAGAAGCTCGCGGCCAGGCTCGCGACCGAAGGCATCGAGACCGTCCTCGTCCACCGGGACATGGGGCGCGAGTGACCAGCCGTAATCTGCGCCTGCGCCGGCTGCGCAGAGCCACCTCTGCGATCTCCGGCCGCAAGCGCAGCGCGCAGCCCAAGGTCGTCGCCCTCGGCGGGGGCATGGGCCTGTCCGCGTCGCTCGCGGCGCTCCGCCGGATCACCGGCGATCTCACGGCCGTGGTCACCGTCGCCGACGACGGCGGCTCCAGCGGCCGGCTCCGCGAGGAGCTCGGCGTCCTGCCCCCCGGCGACCTGCGCAAGGCGCTCGCGGCCCTGTGCGGTGACGACGACTGGGGCCAGACCTGGGCCCAGGTCATCCAGCACCGCTTCCAGTCCAAGGGCGATCTGCACGAGCACGCGGTCGGCAATCTGCTGATCGTCGCTCTGTGGGAGCAGCTCGGCGACCACGTCCAGGCCCTGGACCTGGTCGGCAAGCTCCTCGGGGCGCACGGCCGGGTGCTGCCCATGTCCGCCGTGCCGCTGGAGCTCCAGGCGCTCGTACGGGGACACGACCCGGCCCGCCCGGATGACGTGGACACGGTGCGGGGCCAGGCCACCGTGGCGCTCACCCCGGGCGAGGTGCAGTCCGTCCACCTCGTTCCGAACGACCCGCCGGCCGTTCCCGAGGCTGTCGCGGCGGTCCTCGACGCGGACTGGGTGGTGCTCGGCCCGGGGTCCTGGTTCTCCTCCGTGATCCCGCATCTGCTCGTCCCGGAACTGCTCGACGCGCTGATCGAGACCAAGGCCCGCAAGGTCCTCTCGCTCAACCTCGCACCGCAACCCGGCGAAACTGATGGCTTCTCTCCGCAGCGTCATTTGGAGGTTTTGGGACGACACGCCCCTAAACTCGCCATGGACGTGGTGCTGGCCGACGAAGCCGCCGTGCCCGATCGCGAGTCCCTCGCCGACGCCGCCAAGTGGCTCGGCGCCGCGGTCGAGCTGGCGCCGGTGGCCTCACCCGACGGCGTTCCGATTCATGATCCGGAGCTGTTGGCCGCCGCGTACGACCGTATTTTTCGGATGCATGGAAGGATCGGCCCATGGCGATGACGCCGGCGGTGAAGGACGAAATCTCTCGGCTTCCCGTGACCCGGACCTGCTGCAGGAAGGCAGAAGTCTCGGCGATTCTTCGGTTCGCAGGTGGGCTGCACCTGGTGAGCGGCCGGATTGTGATCGAGGCGGAGCTGGACACCGCAATGGCGGCGCGCCGGCTGAAGCGGGACATTCTTGAGATCTTCGGGCACAGCTCGGAACTGATCGTGATGGCTCCCGGCGGGCTGCGGCGTGGCTCCCGCTATGTCGTACGGGTGGTGGCGGGCGGCGATCAGCTGGCCCGCCAGACCGGCCTGGTGGACGGCCGCGGCCGTCCCATCCGCGGCCTGCCCCCGCAGGTGGTCTCGGGGGCCACCTGCGATGCCGAGGCCGCCTGGCGCGGGGCCTTCCTGGCACATGGCTCGCTCACCGAGCCGGGCCGCTCCTCCTCGCTGGAGGTGACCTGCCCGGGCCCGGAGGCGGCGCTCGCGCTGGTCGGCGCGGCCCGCAGGCTCTCCATCGCGGCGAAGGCCCGCGAGGTGCGCGGGGTGGACCGGGTCGTCGTCCGTGACGGCGACGCGATCGGCGCCCTGCTCACCCGGCTCGGCGCCCATGAGTCGGTGCTGGCCTGGGAGGAGCGGCGGATGCGCCGCGAGGTCCGCGCCACCGCGAACCGGCTCGCCAACTTCGACGACGCCAACCTGCGCCGTTCCGCGCGGGCCGCGGTCGCCGCGGGCGCCCGGGTGGGGCGCGCGCTGGAGATCCTGGGCGAGGAGGTGCCCGAGCACCTCGCGGCGGCCGGACGGCTGCGCATGGAGCACAAGCAGGCCTCCTTGGAGGAGTTGGGCGCGCTCGCCGACCCGCCGCTGACCAAGGACGCGGTCGCCGGCCGGATCCGACGGCTGCTGGCGATGGCCGACAAGCGGGCCCAGGATCTGGGTATCCCGGGCACGGAATCCACCCTCAGCGAGGAGCTCGCCGACGGCCTGGTGGGCTGACCCGCGACGGCCATGAAGTCGGCCGGATACAGAACGCGCGGCATTCCCAGGAACGTTGACGCTCCGTAATCATGGCTGCCGGTACGGCCGAGTATCCGAAGGCCCGTACTCCTGCCCGAGGAGTACGGGCCTCGGCGGTTCCTACGGCCCTGCTCGATGTCACCCCGGGGCCGTCGGAGAGGTAGGGTCGGAGGCGGTCGGGGACATCTCATACAACTCGCCGGGGTGGAAACCCCGCGTACCTAACGAGGAGATCGGTTCGTGACGATCCGCGTAGGCATCAACGGCTTTGGCCGCATCGGTCGTAACTACTTCCGCGCGCTGCTGGAGCAGGGTGCGGACATCGAGATCGTGGCTGTCAACGACCTGGGTGACACCGCGACCACGGCGCACCTTCTGAAGTACGACACGATCCTGGGCCGTCTCAAGGCCGAGGTCAGCCACACCGCCGACAGCATCACCGTCGATGGCCACACCATCAAGGTGCTCTCCGAGCGCAATCCGGCCGACATCCCCTGGGGTGAGCTGGGCGTCGACATCGTCATCGAGTCGACCGGCATCTTCACCAAGAAGGCCGACGCCGAGAAGCACATCGCGGGTGGCGCCAAGAAGGTCCTCATCTCGGCCCCGGCCAAGAACGAGGACATCACCATCGTGATGGGTGTCAACGAGGAGAAGTACGACGCGGCCAACCACCACGTCATCTCCAACGCCTCCTGCACCACCAACTGTGTCGCGCCGATGGCCAAGGTTCTGGACGAGAACTTCGGCATCGTCAAGGGCCTCATGACGACGGTCCACGCGTACACGAACGACCAGCGCATCCTGGACTTCCCGCACTCCGACCTGCGTCGCGCCCGCGCCGCCGCGGAGAACATCATCCCGACCACGACCGGTGCCGCCAAGGCCACCGCTCTGGTGCTCCCGCAGCTCAAGGGCAAGCTCGACGGCATGGCGATGCGCGTCCCGGTCCCGACCGGTTCGGTCACCGACCTGGTCATCACGCTGGAGCGAGAGGTGACCCGCGACGAGGTCAACGCCGCGTTCCAGAAGGCCGCCGAGGAAGGCCCGCTCAAGGGCAAGCTGGCCTACACGCAGGACCCGATCGTGTCCTCGGACATCGTCTCGGACCCGGCCTCCTGCACCTTCGACTCCCTGCTGACCATGGCAGAGGGCACGCAGGTCAAGGTCATCGGCTGGTACGACAACGAGTGGGGCTACTCCAACCGCCTCGTCGACCTGACCGTCTTCGTCGGCAGCCAGCTCTGACCGCCGAATCGGCAGGCACCTCGATGTGAGCACGGGGCTCGAACAGCGCAACGCAGCGCCGTTCGAGCCCCGTTGCATGCTCTCTCGTCATCCCAAGGAGTCCAGCAAGATGAAGACGATCGACGAACTTCTCGCCGAAGGGGTCACCGGCAAGCGCGTATTCGTCCGCGCCGACCTCAACGTGCCGTTGAGCGGCACCACCATCACCGACGACGGCCGTATCCGTGCCGTCCAGCCGACCGTGGAGAAGCTGGCCGCGGCCGGTGCGCGGGTCATCGTCGCCTCGCATCTGGGCCGCCCCAAGGGCGCCCCGGACCCCGCCTTCTCCCTGGCGCCCGCCGCGGCCCGTCTCGGTGAGCTCCTCGGCGCCGATGTGGCCTTCGCGACCGACACGGTCGGCGAGTCCGCCCGCGCCACGGTCGCCGCGCTCACCGACGGCCGGGTCGCCGTCATCGAGAACCTCCGCTTCAACCCCGGTGAGACGTCGAAGGACGACGCCGAGCGCGGCGCGTTCGCCGACCAGCTCGCCGAGCTCGCCGATGTGTACGTGGGCGACGGCTTCGGGGCCGTCCACCGCAAGCACGCCTCGGTCTTCGACCTCCCGGCCCGGCTGCCGCACGCCGCCGGCGACCTGATCGCCACCGAGGTCGGCGTCCTGAAGAAGCTCACCGAGAACGTCGAGCGCCCGTACGCCGTCGTGCTCGGCGGCTCCAAGGTCTCCGACAAGCTCGGCGTCATCGACCACCTGCTGGAGCGAGCCGACCGCATCCTCATCGGCGGCGGTATGGCGTACACCTTCCTCAAGGCCCAGGGCCACGAGGTCGGCAGCTCCCTCCTCCAGGAGGACCAGATCCCGGCGGTGCTGGAGTACCTCAAGCGCGCCGAGGACAAGGGCGTGGAGTTCGTGCTCCCCGTCGACGTCGTGGTCTCCGAGCAGTTCCCGGACCTCAGGACCAAGGCTCCGACCGAGCACCGCACCGTGCCCGCGGACGCCATCCCGGCCGGTTTCATGGGCCTGGACAACGGCCCCGAGACCAACAAGCTGTATGCCTCGAAGCTCGCCGACGCCGTCACCGTCTTCTGGAACGGCCCGATGGGCGTCTTCGAGCACCCCGATTACGCCGAGGGCACCCGGGCCGTCGCCCAGGCCCTCGTCGACTCCGAGGGCTTCAGTGTCGTCGGCGGTGGCGACTCCGCCGCGGCCGTCCGCATCCTGGGCTTCGACGAGAACGCATTCGGACACATCTCGACCGGTGGCGGTGCCAGCCTCGAATACCTCGAGGGCAAGACGCTTCCCGGCCTCGCCGCACTGGAGGACTGACTTTTCATGAACACCCGTACCCCGCTGATGGCGGGCAACTGGAAGATGAACCTCAACCACCTCGAGGCCATCGCACACGTCCAGAAGCTCGCCTTCGCCCTGGCCGACAAGGACTACGACGCCGTCGAGGTCGCCGTCCTGCCGCCCTTCACCGACCTGCGCTCCGTGCAGACCCTGGTGGACGGCGACAAGCTGAAGATCAAGTACGGCGCCCAGGACATCTCGGCGCACGACTCCGGCGCGTACACCGGTGAGATCTCCGGCCCGATGCTCGCCAAGCTGAAGTGCACCTATGTCACCGTCGGCCACAGCGAGCGCCGCCAGTACCACGGCGAGACCGACGAGATCTGCAACACCAAGGTGAAGGCCGCTTTCAAGCACGGCCTGACCCCGATCCTCTGCGTCGGCGAGGAACTGGAGGTCCGTGAGGCGGGCAATCACGTCGCACACACGCTCGCGCAGGTCGACGGTGGTCTCAAGGACGTCCCCGCCGAGCTGGCCGAGTCGATCGTGATCGCGTACGAGCCGGTCTGGGCGATCGGGACCGGCAAGGTCTGCGGCGCCGGCGACGCCCAGGAGGTCTGCGGGGCGATCCGCAGCCGCCTCGCCGAGCTGTACTCGCAGGAACTGGCCGACACGGTCCGTATTCAGTACGGAGGCTCGGTGAAGTCCGGGAACGTCGCCGAGATCATGTCGAAGCCCGATGTGGACGGCGCGCTGATCGGCGGGGCCGCACTGGACGCCGACGAGTTCGTCAAGATCGTCCGCTTCCGCGACCAGTGAGTATGCGGTAGCGCGGATCCGTCGTACCCTTGCGGGGGCCGAGGAGGGTGTAGCCTCCCGGCCCCCGCTGTTCGCACATGCAGTCCAGAGAATTCCGGAAAGTAGGGACCAGCCGTGATTTTGGCGTTCGAGATCGCCCTGATCGTCTTCAGCCTGCTGCTGATGCTGCTGGTGCTGATGCACAAGGGCAAGGGCGGCGGCCTCTCCGACATGTTCGGTGGCGGTATGCAGTCGTCCGTGGGCGGCTCCTCGGTCGCCGAGCGGAACCTCGACCGGATCACCGTGTTCATCGGTCTGGCCTGGTTCGCGTGCATTGTCGTGCTTGGTCTGCTGATCAAGCTGGACAGCTGACCCGTCGTACGCGATTCCGGTGAGGGTGTAACTCCTTTCACTGGACGCGCGTTGGGCCTTACGTAGACTGGGGCATCTTCGAGCACCATCACGCAGGGAGTTACGACCGTGGCAAGTGGCAACGCGATCCGGGGAAGCCGGGTCGGAGCGGGGCCGATGGGGGAGGCCGAGCGGGGCGAGTCCGCGCCGCGCCTCCGCATCTCCTTCTGGTGCTCGAACGGGCACGAGACGCAGCCGAGCTTCGCCAGTGACGCGCAGGTACCGGAGACTTGGGACTGCCCGCGCTGTGGTTTCCCGGCCGGCCAGGACCGGGACAGCCCGCCTGACCCGCCGCGCACCGAACCGTACAAGACGCACCTCGCGTACGTACGTGAGCGGCGCAGCGATGCGGACGGCGAGGCCATCCTCGCCGAGGCCCTGGCAAAACTCCGGGGTGAGATCTAGTTGTTGTTCACCGGCCGGACACCTCACGGGGTGTCCGGCCGGACTGCTTTCGCCGTGCCGCAGCTCGCCATTGCCTCGTCAACCCCTCTGATCAATTAAGTTGGAAGGGCAGCGGGGCATCTGCAGGCACGAGAAGAAGTGGGCTGATATCCGGGATGAATACTCCAAGCCGAACCAGGCTCAACCAGACGCCCGAGTGGACCGCTCTGGGCAAGCACCGCGAGCAGCTCGGGGCGACACATCTGCGGCAGCTCTTTGCGGACGACCCGGAGCGCGGCACCGGATACACCCTCCGGGTCGGCGATCTGTATGTCGACTACTCCAAGCACCTGGTCACCGACGAGACGCTCCGACTGCTCCGCGAGCTCGCCGTGGCCACCGGCGTGGCTGAGCTGCGGGACGCGATGTTCCGCGGCGAGAAGATCAACACCACCGAGGGCCGCGCCGTCCTGCACACCGCGCTGCGTGCCCCGCGCGATGCGGTGATCGAGGTCGACGGCGAGAACGTGGTGCCCGCCGTGCACGCCGTACTCGACAAGATGGCGGCCTTCTCCGACCGCATCAGGTCGGGGGAGTGGACCGGTCACACCGGCAAGCGCATCAAAAACATCGTCAACATCGGCATCGGCGGCTCCGACCTCGGCCCCGCCATGGCGTACGAGGTGCTGCGCTCCTTCACGGACCGCTCGCTCACCGTGCGCTTCGTGTCGAACGTCGACGGCGCCGACCTCCACGAGGCCGTGCGCGATCTCGACCCGGCCGAGACGCTCTTCGTCATCGCGTCGAAGACCTTCACCACGATCGAGACCATCACCAACGCCACCTCTGCCCGAAACTGGCTGCTGACCGGGCTGAAGGCCGATCAGGACGCCGTCGCCAAGCACTTCGTGGCGCTGTCCACGAACGCCGAGAAGGTCGCGGACTTCGGCATCGACACCGCCAACATGTTCGAGTTCTGGGACTGGGTCGGCGGCCGCTACTCGTACGACTCCGCCATCGGACTCTCGCTGATGATCGCCATCGGCCCGGACCGGTTCCGTGAGATGCTCGACGGCTTCCACCTCGTCGACGAGCACTTCCGCACCGCCCCCGCCGAGGACAACGTCCCGCTGCTGCTGGGCATGTTGGGCGTCTGGTACGGCGCCTTCTTCGACGCACAGTCGCATGCCGTACTGCCCTACAGCCACTATCTGTCCAAGTTCACCGCGTACTTGCAGCAGCTGGACATGGAGTCCAACGGCAAGTCCGTGGACCGGGACGGCAATCCGGTCGACTGGCAGACCGGACCGGTCGTCTGGGGCACCCCCGGTACCAATGGGCAGCACGCCTATTACCAGCTGATCCACCAGGGCACCAAGGTCATCCCGGCCGACTTCATCGGCTTCGCCGAGCCGGTCGCCGACCTGCTGCCCGGTCTGGTCGCCCAGCACGATCTGCTGATGGCCAACTTCTTCGCCCAGACCCAGGCGCTTGCCTTCGGCAAGACGCCGGACGAGGTCCGCGCCGAGGGCGTCGCCGAGGAGTTGGTGCCGCACAAGACCTTCCGGGGCAACCACCCGACGACGACGATCCTGGCCGACAGGCTGACGCCGTCCGTCCTCGGCCAGCTGATCGCGCTGTACGAGCACAAGGTCTTCGTCCAGGGGGCCATCTGGAACATCGACTCCTTCGACCAGTGGGGCGTCGAACTCGGCAAGGTCCTCGCCAAGAAGATCGAGCCGGTGCTGACCGGGACGTCGACATCGGCCGCCGCCGCGGCGGAGGGGGACGAGCAGCTGGACAGCTCGACCGCCGCGCTCGTCCAGGCGTACCGCGCCCGCAGGGGGCGCTGAGCCGATGACCACGGGGGAGCGGACGGTGCGGCTGAGGCCGCCGAACAACACACTGGACCCGAGGGCCGTCGGCTGGTGGCGGGCCCAGTGGCTGCTGCTGACCGCGGCGCCGGTGGTCGTGCTGGCCGTGCTGGGAGCGTTCATCGAGCCAGCCCGGTTCTGGCTGCTGCTGCCCGCCGCGATCCTCGCGGTCCTCGGCATCGGCTGCGCCGTCCTCTTCCCCCTCTGGTGGTTCCGTACCCATCGCTGGGAGGTCACCGACGAGGCGGTGTACGTCAGAACCGGCGTTCTGAGGCAGGAGTGGCGGATCGCCCCGATGTCCCGGATCCAGACCGTGGACACCGTGCGCGGCCCGCTCGAACAGCTCTACCGGCTCGCCACGGTCACTGTGACCACGGCATCGTCCAAGGGCGCTCTGCGGATCGAGGGACTGGGCCACGAACTGGCGGCCGAGCTGGCCGAGCGGCTGACCCGGATCACCCAGGAAACCCCCGGGGACGCCACATGAGCTCCGAGGCGGCCGTCGCCCCGGACGCCGAGGGCGAGGGCGGCGTCACCGGTCCCGAGGCGGCCACCGGTGCCGACTGGCGGCGGCTGGACCGGCGTACGGTCCTCGTCAGCGCACTCGTCACGACCGGGGTGGTGGCAGGTGCGGCCGTGCCCACCACGCTCGGCCTCTCCGGACGGTTCGGGGTCGGGCCCGCGGTTGCCTGGGTGCTGGCCGGTGCGATCGTGCTGATCGGCTGCGCCGCGGCCGGCGACTACGTACGGTGGCGCCGCACCCGCTACCGCATCGGTGCCGAACGGGTCGAGCTCCACACCGGGCTGCTGCTGGTCAAGAAGCGCTCACTGGCCCGGACACGCATCCGCAGCGTCGACCTCACCGCCCATCTGCTGCAACGGGTCCTCGGCCTGGTCACCGTCCGCATCGGCACCGGAGAGCACTCCGGCAACGAATCCACCCTGGAGCTCGACCCGGTCCCCAGGTCCGAGGGCGAACGGCTCCGCCTCGAGCTGCTGGAACGTGCAGCCACCGGCACCCCGGGCACCCATCGCGAGGGCGAGCTCGCCGCCCTCGACCCGCGCTGGATCCGCTACGCACCGGCCTCCTTCGTCGCCCCCGCGCTCGGCGGTGCGGCGGCCGGCGCGGTGATGCAGGTCAGCGACTGGTTCGGGGCCCAGGGACAGGTGATCGACTGGATCGGCGACCGGTTCCGGGACACCTCATTGCTCGCCATGATCGTGATCCTCGCCGTCGCCGCGGTGGCCGCCGGTG
This region includes:
- the uvrC gene encoding excinuclease ABC subunit UvrC, producing the protein MADPSSYRPKPGQIPDSPGVYKFRDEHRRVIYVGKAKNLRQRLANYFQDLAALHPRTRTMVTTAASVEWTVVSTEVEALQLEYSWIKEFDPRFNVKYRDDKSYPYLAVTLNEEFPRVQVMRGAKKKGVRYFGPYGHAWAIRETVDLMLRVFPVRTCSAGVFKNAARTGRPCLLGYIGKCSAPCVGRVTPEEHRELAGDFCDFMAGRTGTYIRRLEKDMMAAAEEMEYERAARLRDDVEALKRAMEKSAVVLADATDADLIAVAEDELEAAVQIFHVRGGRVRGQRGWVTDKVENVDTSGLVEHALQQLYGEETGDSVPKEVLVPALPEDPDAVSQWLADRRGSHVSLRIPQRGDKKDLMATVQRNAQQALGLHKTKRASDLTTRSRALEEIAEALGLDTAPLRIECFDISHLQGDDVVASMVVFEDGLARKSEYRRFQIKGFEGQDDVRSMHEVIGRRFKRYLQEKERTGEWEETPAPTGPVPAPQTAPAALTGPAAPVVGVDTVPGAGTTSVPDTTPDPDAEPREDDGRPKRFAYPPQLVVVDGGQPQVAAAKRALDELGIDDIAVCGLAKRLEEVWLPEDDDPVVLPRSSEGLYLLQRVRDEAHRFAITYQRAKRAKRIRSSPLDAVAGLGETRKQALIKHFGSVKKLKQATIDEICEVPGIGRRTAESVAVALASAAPATPAVNTATGEIIEDDDGGSTT
- the rapZ gene encoding RNase adapter RapZ, which produces MTEHEHEHEVEHNSTDRADGAGHVSTGTTIETGDGNAAIPELVIISGMSGAGRSTAAKCLEDLGWFVVDNLPPALIPTMVELGARSQGNVARIAVVVDVRGRRFFDNLRESLADLEAKHVTRRIVFLESSDDALVRRFESVRRPHPLQGDGRIVDGIAAERDLLRELRGDADLVIDTSSLNVHELRAKMDAQFAGDEEPELRATVMSFGFKYGLPVDADLVVDCRFLPNPHWVPELRPFTGLNEEVSAYVFDQPGAKEFLNQYTELLQLIAAGYRREGKRYVTIAVGCTGGKHRSVAMSEKLAARLATEGIETVLVHRDMGRE
- a CDS encoding gluconeogenesis factor YvcK family protein, with the translated sequence MTSRNLRLRRLRRATSAISGRKRSAQPKVVALGGGMGLSASLAALRRITGDLTAVVTVADDGGSSGRLREELGVLPPGDLRKALAALCGDDDWGQTWAQVIQHRFQSKGDLHEHAVGNLLIVALWEQLGDHVQALDLVGKLLGAHGRVLPMSAVPLELQALVRGHDPARPDDVDTVRGQATVALTPGEVQSVHLVPNDPPAVPEAVAAVLDADWVVLGPGSWFSSVIPHLLVPELLDALIETKARKVLSLNLAPQPGETDGFSPQRHLEVLGRHAPKLAMDVVLADEAAVPDRESLADAAKWLGAAVELAPVASPDGVPIHDPELLAAAYDRIFRMHGRIGPWR
- the whiA gene encoding DNA-binding protein WhiA; protein product: MAMTPAVKDEISRLPVTRTCCRKAEVSAILRFAGGLHLVSGRIVIEAELDTAMAARRLKRDILEIFGHSSELIVMAPGGLRRGSRYVVRVVAGGDQLARQTGLVDGRGRPIRGLPPQVVSGATCDAEAAWRGAFLAHGSLTEPGRSSSLEVTCPGPEAALALVGAARRLSIAAKAREVRGVDRVVVRDGDAIGALLTRLGAHESVLAWEERRMRREVRATANRLANFDDANLRRSARAAVAAGARVGRALEILGEEVPEHLAAAGRLRMEHKQASLEELGALADPPLTKDAVAGRIRRLLAMADKRAQDLGIPGTESTLSEELADGLVG
- the gap gene encoding type I glyceraldehyde-3-phosphate dehydrogenase; this encodes MTIRVGINGFGRIGRNYFRALLEQGADIEIVAVNDLGDTATTAHLLKYDTILGRLKAEVSHTADSITVDGHTIKVLSERNPADIPWGELGVDIVIESTGIFTKKADAEKHIAGGAKKVLISAPAKNEDITIVMGVNEEKYDAANHHVISNASCTTNCVAPMAKVLDENFGIVKGLMTTVHAYTNDQRILDFPHSDLRRARAAAENIIPTTTGAAKATALVLPQLKGKLDGMAMRVPVPTGSVTDLVITLEREVTRDEVNAAFQKAAEEGPLKGKLAYTQDPIVSSDIVSDPASCTFDSLLTMAEGTQVKVIGWYDNEWGYSNRLVDLTVFVGSQL